Proteins from one Coffea arabica cultivar ET-39 chromosome 8c, Coffea Arabica ET-39 HiFi, whole genome shotgun sequence genomic window:
- the LOC113707054 gene encoding disease resistance protein RPM1-like produces the protein MAETILSLALNQLSTTLLEEGNLLGGLKQEVEHIIDELDHMRAFLKVAEAKEDDDHAIQAWMKQVREVTYDIEDVLDEFAVLTAHHHASRFSCCFNSIKNLQARHKIAGEIQRIKSRLRNISELRQRYRLDHGTHQHFLGSAPTANTWWDDAILVGKERLVAIQKPKQELISQLLDGDSNLKVISVLGMQGLGKTTLVKKVHEDGDVRKQFQITAWITVSQTRSIKELLQDLIRQIVDQIKRPINYAVESIAELKSSVTKLLLGKRYGIVFDDVCDMGIWNSIKSALPDSGNGSRVMITTQLPHVAQASSPESQGYVNKMKPLSFEDSWTLFCDKTFQQSYCPMHLKAIVHDILSKCRGLPLAIAAIGGVLASKDKDKDKADQWEIVRDSLAGEEEKTGEQDMVKKILLLSYKDLPSHLKTCLLYISIFPEDYEIQCHRLIQLWIAERFVQDRGGMTAEEVAFDYLKELIRRSLVRVTEVSWDGSPDHCRIHDLMREFILRKSQEQNMITLASLQHTRGPSEKVHRLVINNSLTQRSNYLKHLRSLITLTNTEPTLLSELLLSKLLKLLDLRDVQLEEIPNEVFKLFHLRFLCLRGTRVKKVPKSIKKLKNLEHLHLGQTNVRELPIQVLKLKKLRHLRVFQVVDSSDANYKCYGFKAPSKIGELLSLHTLLFIDAENDEKTVVGEIGKLIQLRELGITKLRRQDGEELCSSLKKLTNLRELNVTAITKDEVIDIDHALPPSSLQLLRGLILRARLEKLPRWINSLHSLMKIDLIWSRLRGDDPLESLQRLPSLVEVRLSQAYEGEELYFSAGAFLKLETLYLGDMQGLKWIMVGNGAMPHLQQLYMSELPQLEELPLGIQHLRKLQSLHLDDVSSKLTEKLKNPSDETGVRGNIAHIREAVIGFWADGEWNELRL, from the coding sequence ATGGCGGAGACAATTTTATCCCTGGCGTTAAATCAGCTCTCAACCACTCTCCTTGAAGAAGGAAATCTATTGGGAGGTCTTAAACAAGAAGTCGAGCATATCATCGATGAGTTGGATCACATGAGAGCTTTCCTTAAAGTTGCAGAAGCTAAAGAAGATGATGATCATGCGATTCAAGCATGGATGAAACAAGTGAGGGAAGTTACTTATGACATTGAAGATGTTCTAGACGAGTTTGCGGTTCTCACGGCTCACCATCATGCAAGTCGATTCTCTTGCTGTTTCAACAGCATAAAAAACTTGCAAGCTCGTCACAAGATTGCCGGCGAGATTCAGAGAATAAAGTCCAGACTCAGAAATATTTCTGAACTGCGCCAGAGATACCGACTTGACCATGGTACCCACCAGCACTTTCTGGGATCTGCCCCTACTGCCAACACCTGGTGGGATGATGCAATTCTTGTGGGAAAGGAAAGGCTGGTAGCCATCCAAAAGCCCAAACAGGAACTCATTTCTCAGCTCCTTGATGGTGATTCCAATCTCAAGGTTATTTCAGTGCTTGGCATGCAAGGGCTAGGGAAAACAACCCTCGTTAAAAAAGTCCATGAAGATGGCGATGTACGAAAACAGTTCCAAATCACTGCTTGGATTACTGTCTCCCAAACACGTAGCATTAAGGAGCTCCTTCAAGATTTGATTCGACAAATTGTCGACCAAATCAAGAGGCCAATTAATTATGCAGTTGAATCCATAGCCGAGCTGAAATCTTCTGTCACAAAATTGCTCCTGGGGAAAAGGTATGGAATTGTCTTTGATGATGTATGTGACATGGGTATCTGGAATTCAATCAAATCTGCACTTCCTGATAGTGGTAACGGTAGTCGTGTAATGATCACGACACAACTACCTCATGTAGCCCAAGCCTCTTCCCCAGAATCTCAAGGATATGTCAACAAAATGAAGCCTTTGTCTTTTGAAGACTCTTGGACTCTATTCTGTGACAAGACATTTCAACAAAGCTACTGCCCTATGCATCTGAAGGCTATTGTACATGACATATTGAGTAAATGTCGGGGCTTGCCCCTTGCCATTGCTGCAATTGGTGGGGTATTGGCTTCAAAAGACAAAGATAAAGACAAAGCAGACCAATGGGAGATTGTTCGAGATAGTCTGGCAGGTGAAGAAGAAAAGACAGGTGAGCAGGATATGGTTAAAAAGATACTTCTTCTTAGCTACAAGGATTTACCTTCCCATCTTAAGACCTGTCTACTGTATATAAGTATTTTCCCCGAGGATTATGAAATACAATGCCATCGGCTCATTCAATTATGGATTGCTGAAAGATTTGTACAAGACAGAGGAGGAATGACAGCTGAGGAAGTAGCCTTTGATTATCTCAAAGAACTAATAAGGAGGAGCTTAGTCCGAGTAACTGAGGTATCCTGGGATGGATCACCCGACCATTGTCGTATCCATGACCTAATGCGAGAATTCATTCTTCGCAAGTCTCAGGAACAGAACATGATCACCCTAGCCAGTCTACAACACACAAGGGGCCCGAGTGAGAAGGTACATCGTCTGGTAATCAATAATTCCCTCACCCAAAGAAGCAATTATTTGAAACATCTTCGATCCTTGATTACACTAACAAACACAGAGCCAACCTTGTTATCTGAGCTTTTATTGAGTAAGCTACTAAAGCTACTTGATCTCAGAGATGTGCAATTAGAGGAGATCCCAAATGAGGTTTTCAAGTTATTTCATCTCAGGTTTTTGTGCCTAAGAGGGACGAGAGTTAAAAAAGTCCCTAAATCCATCAAAAAGCTTAAAAATCTAGAACATTTGCATTTGGGTCAGACTAATGTGAGGGAATTACCTATACAAGTGCTGAAGCTAAAGAAACTTCGACATCTCAGGGTATTCCAAGTAGTTGATTCTTCAGATGCCAATTACAAGTGTTATGGTTTTAAAGCTCCGTCTAAAATTGGAGAACTGCTTTCGTTGCACACATTACTATTCATAGATGCAGAGAATGATGAAAAAACAGTAGTTGGAGAAATAGGAAAGCTCATCCAATTAAGAGAGTTGGGGATTACCAAGCTTAGGAGACAAGATGGAGAAGAGCTCTGTTCCTCCCTTAAGAAGCTGACCAATCTTCGCGAATTGAATGTAACAGCAATTACCAAAGATGAAGTGATTGACATCGATCACGCTCTACCTCCTTCTTCTCTTCAGTTACTTCGTGGGCTAATCTTGAGGGCCCGATTAGAAAAGCTCCCACGTTGGATAAATAGTCTTCACAGCTTGATGAAGATAGATTTGATCTGGAGTAGGTTAAGGGGAGATGATCCATTGGAATCCCTTCAACGTTTGCCCAGTTTGGTTGAAGTTCGTCTGAGTCAAGCTTATGAAGGAGAAGAATTGTATTTCAGTGCAGGAGCGTTTCTGAAGCTGGAGACTTTATACCTTGGGGACATGCAGGGATTGAAATGGATAATGGTGGGAAATGGTGCCATGCCTCATCTCCAGCAGTTGTACATGTCAGAGCTTCCACAATTAGAGGAGTTGCCCTTGGGTATTCAACACTTGAGAAAGCTTCAATCTCTTCACTTGGATGATGTGAGTTCTAAATTGACAGAGAAGCTGAAGAATCCATCTGATGAAACTGGAGTTCGCGGGAATATAGCACACATCCGGGAAGCTGTCATTGGTTTCTGGGCAGATGGGGAATGGAATGAACTCCGCCTGTAG
- the LOC113706890 gene encoding disease resistance protein RPM1-like — protein MAETVLSFVLRQLSTFLREEGRLLGGLQQEVQFIMDELEQMRAFLREAEAKEEDAQPTLQQWIKQVRDAAYDTEDILDEFVARFARHPATGFYGSVRRIFSSIKNLRARHRVASEIQGIKSRIKSISEAHQRYQSEYGISAQASNSLSAVNNTTWRYSRDDALLVEEAKLVGIDQPKKHLISQLLQGDDYQLKVVSVVGMGGLGKTTLVKKVHEDPEVRRHFPVRAWVTVSQTCDFQYLLKDLILQLHKDGKKPVPQLIDSMTTTELKEIIKYFLQQAERYAIVFDDVWDVEFWNTIKFALPESSHGNRVMLTTRKADVASASCTESLGYIYRMEPLSFEDSWILFCNKIFKGNSCPGHLMDVAKVILGKCEGLPLAILAISGLLALKDVNRTEEWEMVRRSLGGELEGTGKLDRVKRILFLSYNDLPWHLKACLLYTSIYPEDHKIDCYRLVNLWIAERFVEGREGMSIEDVAWNYLSELVNRSLIQVSKVFYEGIPQRCRIHDLLREVILLKSREQNMVTATTGQPMTWPSEKVRRLAVHSSSSSNNTQHHHQRRIYCFDHLRSFVTVGSTDPLLSKTLLSEISRSSKLLKVLDLDGQETQEEIPNEIFKMFHLKHLDLCDTRVERVPKAIGKLQHLEFLDLGNTRVRELPVEILKLQKLRVLRVYQQVDSSDDDYGYHGFKAPSNMGGLLALEVLDSIDASSGSTIIKEIGKLTQLRELGITKLRREDGKELCSSLANLTSLRELSVDSIGKDDDHEIIDLNHPSLSSSSSFLQSLRLLIMYGPLEKMPQWVAHLHGLVRIDMNWSRLRVEEDPLESLQHLPNLGRINFCGSYQGEGLCFKAGGFLNLKWMHLKRMEGLRWMRVEEGALPRLHELILEQLPLLDELPLGIQHLSHLQELSLYEMSSEMIEKVENQKEESEDYTRIARIPEIVIGCYTDDGEWTVRQLWEKKKT, from the coding sequence ATGGCAGAAACAGTTCTCTCTTTTGTGCTGCGACAACTCTCAACTTTTCTGCGCGAGGAGGGACGACTATTGGGGGGGCTTCAGCAAGAGGTTCAATTCATCATGGATGAGTTGGAGCAAATGAGAGCTTTCCTGCGAGAGGcagaagcaaaagaagaagatgCTCAACCCACTCTCCAACAATGGATCAAGCAAGTGCGAGATGCTGCTTATGACACTGAAGACATTCTTGATGAATTTGTAGCTCGCTTTGCTCGGCATCCCGCAACAGGATTCTACGGCTCTGTTCGGAGAATTTTCAGCTCCATCAAGAATTTGAGAGCTCGTCATCGAGTTGCTAGCGAAATACAAGGCATCAAGTCCAGAATAAAAAGTATTTCCGAAGCTCATCAAAGATACCAATCTGAATATGGTATCTCTGCCCAAGCGTCCAACTCACTTTCTGCTGTGAACAACACAACATGGCGCTATAGCAGAGATGATGCGCTGCTTGTGGAAGAAGCTAAATTAGTTGGCATTGACCAGCCCAAGAAACATCTAATTTCTCAGCTCCTCCAAGGGGATGATTACCAACTAAAAGTTGTTTCAGTGGTTGGTATGGGAGGACTTGGCAAAACTACCCTAGTGAAAAAAGTCCATGAGGATCCTGAAGTCAGAAGGCATTTCCCAGTCCGTGCTTGGGTAACTGTCTCTCAAACATGTGACTTTCAGTACCTCCTGAAAGACTTGATTCTGCAGTTACACAAGGACGGGAAGAAACCAGTCCCACAATTGATCGACTCCATGACTACCACCGAGCTGaaagaaattatcaaatattttCTTCAACAAGCTGAAAGGTATGCGATTGTTTTTGATGATGTATGGGACGTGGAATTTTGGAATACCATCAAGTTTGCGCTGCCCGAGAGTAGCCACGGCAACCGTGTCATGCTAACAACTCGGAAAGCTGATGTAGCCTCTGCCTCTTGTACAGAATCTCTAGGTTATATCTACAGAATGGAGCCACTGTCCTTTGAAGATTCGTGGATCCTGTTTTGTAACAAGATCTTTAAGGGAAATAGTTGCCCTGGCCATTTGATGGATGTTGCCAAAGTTATACTGGGTAAATGTGAGGGCTTGCCCCTTGCGATTCTTGCAATCAGTGGGCTTTTGGCTTTGAAAGATGTAAACAGAACAGAGGAATGGGAGATGGTTCGACGCAGTCTTGGGGGTGAATTAGAAGGCACTGGTAAGTTAGACAGAGTTAAAAGGATACTTTTTCTTAGTTATAATGATTTGCCTTGGCATCTAAAGGCATGTCTGTTGTACACAAGCATCTACCCAGAGGATCACAAAATAGACTGCTATAGACTAGTTAATTTGTGGATTGCTGAAAGGTTTGTAGAAGGGAGAGAAGGAATGAGTATTGAAGATGTAGCCTGGAATTATCTCAGTGAACTCGTCAATAGAAGTCTAATTCAAGTGTCTAAGGTGTTTTATGAAGGAATACCCCAAAGATGTCGAATCCATGACCTATTGAGAGAAGTTATTCTTCTCAAGTCAAGGGAACAAAACATGGTCACAGCCACTACTGGACAACCAATGACGTGGCCGTCCGAGAAGGTACGCCGTCTAGCAGTCCATAGTAGTAGTAGCAGTAACAACACCCAGCACCACCACCAAAGACGAATTTATTGCTTTGACCACCTTCGGTCGTTCGTTACAGTTGGATCCACCGACCCGCTACTATCCAAAACGTTGTTATCtgaaatttcaaggagtagtAAGCTGTTAaaggttttggatttggatggtcAAGAGACACAAGAGGAAATACCAAATGAGATTTTCAAGATGTTTCATCTCAAGCATCTGGACCTATGCGATACAAGAGTGGAGAGAGTCCCGAAAGCCATTGGAAAGCTTCAACATTTGGAGTTTCTGGATTTGGGTAACACCAGAGTTAGGGAACTACCTGTGGAAATCCTGAAGCTGCAAAAACTTCGGGTTCTCAGAGTATATCAACAAGTTGATTCTTCCGATGATGATTATGGATATCATGGATTTAAAGCTCCCTCAAATATGGGAGGGCTTCTTGCCTTAGAAGTATTAGACAGCATAGATGCAAGTAGTGGATCCACAATAATCAAGGAGATAGGAAAGTTGACCCAATTAAGAGAATTAGGTATTACAAAGTTAAGAAGAGAAGATGGAAAAGAGCTCTGCTCCTCCCTTGCCAATCTCACCAGTCTTCGGGAATTAAGCGTTGATTCAATTGGTAAAGATGATGATCATGAGATAATCGATCTAAATCacccttctctttcttcttcttcttcgtttCTTCAATCTCTTCGTCTGCTGATTATGTACGGCCCCTTAGAAAAGATGCCACAATGGGTAGCTCATCTTCACGGCTTGGTAAGAATAGATATGAATTGGAGTAGGTTAAGGGTCGAGGAGGATCCGCTTGAATCCCTCCAACATTTGCCCAATTTGGGTAGAATTAATTTCTGCGGATCTTACCAGGGAGAAGGGTTGTGTTTCAAGGCTGGAGGGTTCCTAAATCTGAAGTGGATGCACTTAAAGAGAATGGAAGGGTTGagatggatgagagtggaggagGGTGCATTACCACGTCTCCATGAACTCATTCTGGAACAACTTCCATTACTAGATGAGTTACCTTTGGGTATTCAGCACTTGAGCCATCTTCAAGAGCTGTCTTTGTATGAGATGAGTtctgaaatgatagaaaaggtAGAGAATCAGAAGGAAGAAAGTGAAGATTACACAAGAATTGCACGCATTCCTGAAATTGTCATTGGTTGCTATACAGATGATGGAGAATGGACAGTGCGCCAGCTATGGGAGAAGAAGAAAACATAA
- the LOC113703475 gene encoding disease resistance protein RPM1-like has product MAETVLSFVLDQLSTFLREEGRLLGGLRQEVQFIRDELGHMRAFLREAEAKEEDAQPRLQEWIKQVRDAAYDTEDILDEFIARFARHRTTGFYGSVQRIFGSIKNLRARHRVASEIQSIKSRIKSISEGHQRYQSEYGIPAQGSSSLSAVNNTTWRYSRDDALLVEEAKLVGVDHPKKHLISQLLKRDDYQLKVVSVVGMGGLGKTTLVKKVHEDPEVRRHFPVRAWVTVSQTCDFQDLLKDLIQQLHKEGKKPVPQSIESMTTTELKKIVKDFLQQAGRYAIAFDDVWDVEFWNTIKFALPESSHGNRVMLTTRKADVASASCTESLGYIYRMEPLSLEDSWTLFCNKIFKGNSCPGHLMDVAKSILDKCEGLPLAILAISGLLALKDVNRLEEWEMVRRSLGVELEGTGKLDRVKRILSLSYSDLPWHLKICLLYTSIYPEDYKIGCLRLVNLWIAERFVEWREGMSIEDIAWGYFSELVNRSLIQVTGVFYEGMPGYCRIHDLLREIIISKSREQNMVTITAGQPTRWPSEKRVVTSKLLKVLDLTGQETPEEVPNEIFNLFHLKHLDLCGTRVERVPKAIGKLQHLEYLNLGNTGVRELPMEILKLQKLRVLKIHQRVDASHDDYGHHGFKAPSNMGGLLALEILNCIDVSSGSAIVKEIGKLTQLRELGITKLRREDGKELCSSLANLTSLQVLRVASIAKGDDHEIIDLNHHPPPLSSSSSSFPQSLRMLILCGRLEKMPQWVAHLHSLVRIDLDWSRLRGEEDPLESLQHLPNLGEINFCGSYQGEGLCFKAGGFLKLKQLHLKRMEGLRWMRVEEGALPHVQKLFLQQLPSLEELPMGIQHLIQLQRLNLYEMSSQLREKLLENQKEDSEDYRRIAHIPEILIGYYTDDRKWRHRWLWAKKKKT; this is encoded by the exons ATGGCAGAAACAGTTCTCTCTTTTGTGCTGGATCAACTCTCAACTTTTCTGCGCGAGGAGGGACGACTGTTGGGTGGGCTTCGGCAAGAGGTCCAATTCATTAGGGATGAGTTGGGGCACATGAGAGCTTTCTTGAGAGAGGcagaagcaaaagaagaagatgCTCAACCCAGGCTCCAAGAATGGATCAAGCAAGTGCGAGATGCTGCTTATGACACTGAAGACATTCTTGATGAATTTATAGCTCGCTTTGCTCGGCATCGCACAACAGGATTCTACGGCTCTGTTCAGAGAATTTTCGGCTCCATCAAGAATTTGAGAGCTCGTCATCGAGTTGCTAGCGAAATACAAAGCATCAAGTCCAGAATCAAAAGTATTTCTGAAGGTCATCAAAGATACCAATCCGAATATGGTATCCCTGCCCAAGGGTCCAGCTCACTTTCTGCTGTGAACAACACAACATGGCGCTATAGCAGAGATGACGCACTGCTTGTGGAAGAAGCTAAATTAGTTGGCGTTGACCATCCCAAGAAACATCTAATTTCTCAGCTCCTCAAAAGGGATGATTACCAACTAAAAGTTGTTTCAGTGGTTGGTATGGGAGGACTTGGCAAAACTACCCTAGTGAAAAAAGTCCACGAGGATCCTGAAGTTAGAAGGCATTTCCCAGTTCGTGCTTGGGTAACTGTCTCTCAAACATGCGACTTTCAGGATCTCCTGAAAGACTTGATTCAGCAGTTACACAAGGAAGGGAAGAAACCAGTCCCACAATCGATAGAGTCTATGACTACCACTGAGCTGAAAAAAattgtcaaagattttcttcaaCAAGCTGGAAGGTATGCAATTGCTTTTGATGATGTATGGGACGTGGAATTTTGGAATACAATCAAATTTGCACTGCCTGAGAGTAGCCACGGCAACCGTGTCATGTTAACAACTCGAAAAGCTGATGTAGCCTCTGCCTCTTGTACAGAATCTCTAGGTTATATCTACAGAATGGAGCCACTGTCCTTGGAAGATTCGTGGACCCTGTTTTGCAACAAGATCTTTAAGGGAAATAGTTGCCCTGGCCATTTGATGGATGTTGCCAAAAGTATATTGGACAAATGTGAGGGCTTGCCCCTTGCAATCCTTGCAATCAGTGGGCTTTTGGCTTTGAAAGATGTAAATAGACTAGAGGAATGGGAGATGGTTAGACGCAGTCTTGGGGTTGAATTAGAAGGCACTGGTAAGCTAGACAGAGTTAAAAGGATACTTTCTCTCAGTTATAGCGACCTGCCTTGGCATCTCAAAATATGTCTGTTGTACACAAGCATTTATCCTGAGGATTACAAAATAGGGTGCCTAAGACTTGTTAACTTATGGATTGCTGAAAGGTTTGTAGAATGGAGAGAAGGAATGAGTATTGAAGATATAGCCTGGGGTTATTTTAGTGAACTCGTCAATAGAAGCCTAATTCAAGTGACTGGTGTGTTTTACGAAGGAATGCCCGGATATTGTCGAATCCATGACCTATTGCGAGAAATTATCATTTCCAAGTCAAGAGAACAAAACATGGTCACAATTACTGCTGGACAACCAACAAGGTGGCCATCCGAGAAG AGAGTAGTAACTAGTAAGTTATTAAAGGTTTTGGATTTAACTGGTCAAGAGACACCGGAGGAAGTTCCAAATGAGATTTTCAACTTGTTTCATCTCAAGCATCTAGACCTATGTGGTACAAGAGTGGAGAGAGTCCCAAAAGCCATTGGGAAGCTTCAACATTTGGAGTATCTGAATTTGGGAAACACTGGAGTTAGGGAATTACCTATGGAAATCCTAAAGCTGCAAAAACTTCGGGTTCTCAAAATACATCAACGAGTTGATGCTTCACATGATGATTATGGACATCACGGATTTAAAGCTCCATCGAATATGGGAGGGCTTCTTGCCTTAGAAATATTAAACTGCATAGATGTAAGTAGTGGATCTGCAATAGTTAAGGAGATAGGAAAGTTGACCCAATTAAGAGAATTAGGTATTACAAAGTTAAGAAGAGAGGATGGAAAGGAGCTCTGCTCCTCCCTTGCCAACCTCACCAGTCTTCAGGTATTAAGAGTTGCTTCAATTGCAAAAGGTGATGATCATGAGATAATCGATCTAAATCATCATCCTCCTCCTCTTTCTTCATCATCTAGTTCGTTTCCTCAATCTCTTCGTATGCTGATTTTGTGTGGCCGCTTAGAAAAGATGCCACAATGGGTAGCTCATCTTCACAGCTTGGTAAGAATAGATTTGGATTGGAGCAGGTTAAGGGGTGAGGAGGATCCACTTGAATCCCTCCAACATTTGCCCAATTTGGGTGAAATTAACTTCTGTGGATCTTACCAGGGAGAAGGGTTGTGCTTCAAGGCTGGAGGATTCCTAAAGCTGAAGCAGTTGCACTTAAAGAGAATGGAAGGGTTGagatggatgagagtggaggagGGTGCATTGCCTCATGTCCAAAAACTATTCCTGCAACAACTTCCATCACTAGAGGAGTTGCCTATGGGTATTCAGCATTTGATCCAGCTTCAACGGCTGAATTTGTATGAGATGAGTTCTCAACTGAGAGAGAAGCTGCTAGAGAATCAGAAGGAAGACAGTGAAGATTACAGAAGAATCGCACACATTCCTGAAATTCTCATTGGTTACTATACAGATGATAGGAAATGGAGACACCGCTGGCTGTGggcgaagaagaagaaaacataA